In Fusarium musae strain F31 chromosome 7, whole genome shotgun sequence, a single window of DNA contains:
- a CDS encoding hypothetical protein (EggNog:ENOG41), with protein MFSHPFHGAGPSDLSQSGSGSGRPLMAATGPSAVGNSNSNARARPCDTCRVRKTRCVKEEGQTRCVLCTFHNQPCTFLRGPTPRQRRQNREKEREKQSDARDGDENQGNSTTSPVAGFETGASPSSRHGDAASTPASVESNQQFTQMQQMMPFEENMPEPSRPSILSNTLGLDLKTHAEYIGPTDYRDPVLLDLHRPNPLSQEAPPLSTTSTFARRLDYQTVFLVHPDESTASEKMRIADLDAIEATVHPLGRTLVDLYFRIVHPSFPILHKDVFISKHRLSHRHFAPSLLAAVYLVALDWQLYDSQLAGREVESIPDPAALEELAERTINQDMRRPKLSTLEAGLLLLQRNRKIVESGSHTHPMSNRMFTAQIVAMAQDLGIHIDCSSWSIPAWEVGLRRRLAWALYMQDRWGACVHGRPFLIQDNDWDVRPCTAPDYPELGQMDPEANPDHTSPIIVGWDLFIRHIELTQILSDVIRTFYSAAATRVGGTLDQMGVVAAVELAKPLVFRLREWHANLPARLQLQNTQLRELCANGALHLAHAAVEIALHRALVRITTPDTPASLYEVLRSTARAKLQSAIELLGSLRPEHTAAFWGSAAAYQAAEIGSLAGLLWATADSFDEMAWCASRVDELRWALRVRGAAAPFAREALRLLERDIGGLGMVKTANDSIS; from the coding sequence ATGTTCTCGCACCCGTTTCACGGCGCCGGCCCGTCTGATCTCTCCCAgtccggctccggctctgGCCGTCCTCTGATGGCAGCCACCGGCCCGTCTGCTGTCGgcaatagtaatagtaacgCCCGTGCGCGACCATGTGACACGTGCCGTGTTCGTAAGACGCGGTGTGTAAAGGAGGAGGGTCAGACGAGATGTGTTTTATGTACTTTTCACAACCAGCCTTGTACGTTCCTGCGTGGACCTACACCTCGTCAAAGGAGACAGAATCGGGAAAAGGAACGTGAGAAGCAGAGTGACGCTCGAGATGGGGATGAGAACCAGGGAAACTCTACGACTTCGCCTGTCGCGGGCTTTGAGACGGGGGCGTCTCCGTCGAGTCGACATGGCGATGCTGCGTCTACTCCCGCAAGTGTGGAAAGTAACCAACAGTTCACTCAGATGCAGCAGATGATGCCCTTTGAGGAGAACATGCCTGAACCGTCTCGACCTAGTATTCTCAGCAATACCCTCGGTCTAGACTTGAAGACGCATGCTGAGTATATCGGACCAACCGACTATCGTGACCCTGTTCTTCTCGACCTCCATCGCCCGAATCCGTTGAGCCAGGAGGCTCCGCCGCTGTCTACAACCTCTACGTTCGCTAGACGACTGGACTATCAGACTGTCTTCCTCGTTCATCCTGATGAATCAACTGCTTCCGAGAAGATGCGCATTGCAGATCTGGATGCCATCGAAGCGACTGTTCATCCTCTTGGCCGCACGCTGGTTGATCTTTACTTCCGAATTGTTCATCCCAGTTTTCCGATTTTGCATAAAGATGTATTCATCAGCAAGCACCGACTATCTCACCGACATTTCGCACCGTCTTTACTTGCTGCGGTGTATCTGGTAGCTCTCGATTGGCAACTATACGACAGTCAACTTGCAGGACGTGAAGTCGAATCTATCCCGGATCCAGCTGCCCTCGAGGAATTAGCTGAACGAACTATCAACCAGGATATGCGACGACCCAAGCTTAGTACGCTGGAAGCTGGGttacttcttctccaacgaAACCGAAAGATTGTCGAGTCTGGATCTCACACGCACCCAATGTCGAACCGCATGTTCACAGCTCAGATTGTCGCCATGGCTCAAGATCTGGGTATTCACATCGACTGTAGCTCTTGGTCAATACCCGCATGGGAAGTCGGTCTGCGACGACGGCTGGCTTGGGCTCTGTACATGCAAGATCGCTGGGGAGCGTGTGTTCACGGACGACCCTTTCTGATTCAAGACAACGACTGGGACGTTCGGCCTTGCACGGCACCAGATTATCCCGAACTCGGTCAGATGGATCCTGAAGCGAACCCGGATCATACTTCACCTATCATTGTTGGATGGGACTTGTTCATTCGTCACATTGAGTTGACGCAGATTCTGAGTGATGTAATTCGCACATTCTACAGCGCTGCAGCCACTCGAGTTGGAGGGACATTAGATCAGATGGgcgttgttgctgctgttgaattGGCCAAACCTCTGGTCTTTCGTCTTCGAGAGTGGCATGCAAATCTACCAGCTCGACTTCAATTGCAGAATACTCAGCTCAGAGAATTATGTGCCAATGGAGCTCTTCATCTCGCCCATGCAGCAGTAGAAATCGCACTCCATCGTGCTTTGGTCCGAATCACAACACCAGACACACCTGCGTCTCTTTACGAAGTTTTACGATCAACAGCTCGAGCCAAACTTCAATCAGCGATTGAACTGCTAGGATCCCTACGTCCTGAGCACACTGCTGCATTCTGGGGAAGCGCCGCAGCGTATCAAGCAGCCGAGATAGGATCTCTGGCCGGTCTACTCTGGGCTACAGCAGACTCATTCGATGAGATGGCATGGTGTGCATCTCGAGTCGACGAGCTTAGATGGGCATTGAGAGTCCGTGGTGCAGCGGCACCCTTTGCTAGAGAAGCATTGAGACTTCTTGAGCGTGATATTGGTGGTCTCGGTATGGTCAAGACTGCCAATGACAGCATCTCATGA
- a CDS encoding hypothetical protein (EggNog:ENOG41), whose product MSDSKHQDVDNTSNGEEQVSTGEKHQIQHDSPDAKRTKKEAGQTTLDDVVVISDDSKDNDSAAEKEDDTKAKSDKKEETNGEEPKPDDKKEANGKDSETNGKQETNGKDAVQPSEEPDVPSSILEKGIIYFFIRGRVNLEDPESVDDIARSFIMLRPIEKDARLGDGPIADSGNTRILALPKKTLPESGKERYMVFVEKSGVSYEEIKKEFLSADEYETKTAGTRRTPPAKPVGEGVYAITSTGRESHLAYLTTLPEKLEEVQKELGLKEKGSFIISTKNPQYPGPQNAQLPQGPDFPKESVSPPFIATIANMDRIIDEFRSLRWLPSKPSHFDYPNAQILLIGESDGIEKAVEPQKKDQKDGKEEPETVLEHLEDDDVKRMKHLGDDQSAAIYADLHVQAKDYPKMQTTF is encoded by the coding sequence ATGTCTGATTCAAAGCACCAAGACGtcgacaacaccagcaaTGGCGAGGAACAGGTCTCAACTGGCGAGAAGCACCAGATTCAGCATGACTCTCCTGATGCGAAGCGCACCAAAAAAGAGGCTGGTCAGACGACTCTTGATGATGTAGTGGTCATTTCGGATGATTCGAAGGACAATGACAGCGCTGCGGAGAAAGAAGACGacaccaaggccaagtctgacaagaaggaggaaaCCAATGGCGAAGAGCCCAAGCCGGATGACAAGAAAGAGGCCAATGGCAAAGACTCTGAGACCAATGGAAAGCAGGAGACCAACGGAAAGGATGCTGTACAGCCTTCAGAGGAGCCCGACGTCCCTTCAAGCATCCTCGAAAAGGGCATCATCTACTTCTTCATCCGTGGTCGCGTCAATCTCGAAGACCCCGAGAGCGTCGATGACATTGCTCGTTCCTTCATCATGCTCCGACCCATCGAAAAAGACGCTCGTCTCGGTGACGGTCCCATTGCTGACTCCGGCAACACTCGCATCCTCGCACTCCCCAAAAAGACGCTTCCCGAGAGTGGAAAAGAGCGCTACATGGTATTCGTCGAAAAGTCTGGCGTCTCGTATGAAGAGATTAAGAAGGAGTTCTTGTCCGCAGACGAGTATGAAACCAAGACTGCTGGTACACGTCGTACACCGCCTGCTAAGCCTGTTGGTGAGGGCGTGTATGCCATTACATCGACTGGTCGAGAGAGCCATCTGGCTTATTTGACGACGCTGCCTgaaaagcttgaggaggtccAGAAGGAATTGGGActgaaggagaagggaagcttcatcatcagcaccaagaacCCACAGTATCCAGGACCTCAGAACGCTCAATTACCTCAGGGGCCTGACTTTCCCAAGGAGTCAGTATCACCACCTTTTATCGCGACAATTGCTAACATGGACAGAATCATTGATGAGTTCCGCTCTCTGCGCTGGCTTCCCTCCAAGCCCTCCCACTTTGACTACCCCAACGCTCAAATCCTTCTCATCGGTGAATCAGATGGtattgagaaggctgttgagcCTCAGAAGAAGGATCAGAAGGATGGAAAGGAGGAGCCTGAGACGGTGCTTGAGCAtcttgaggatgacgatgtgaAGCGCATGAAGCATCTTGGTGATGACCAGTCTGCAGCTATCTATGCGGACTTGCACGTCCAGGCTAAGGATTATCCCAAGATGCAGACGACCTTTTAA